The following coding sequences are from one Mesorhizobium onobrychidis window:
- the tmpB gene encoding (R)-1-hydroxy-2-trimethylaminoethylphosphonate oxygenase: MSGQDPNADNIVEFIADIFERRGAESYLGEPVTMSEHMLQGAWLAEQDGAPDVLVAAALLHDIGHYTSEFGTYSPEDVEDKHHDEAGGEVLAPFFPPVIVECVRLHVSAKRYLCATDPTYFSRLSEASVHTLSLQGGPMSADEVAEFRKNPFHEEAVRVRIWDEGGKIANMKTRAFRDYVPLLQRVVREFRDGA, translated from the coding sequence ATGAGCGGCCAGGACCCGAACGCGGACAACATCGTCGAGTTCATCGCCGACATCTTCGAGCGGCGGGGTGCCGAATCCTATCTCGGCGAGCCGGTGACGATGTCGGAGCATATGCTGCAGGGGGCCTGGTTGGCCGAGCAAGATGGTGCGCCAGATGTGCTGGTGGCGGCGGCGCTGCTGCACGACATCGGCCATTACACCAGCGAATTCGGCACCTACTCGCCTGAGGATGTCGAGGACAAGCACCATGACGAGGCCGGCGGCGAAGTGTTGGCGCCGTTCTTTCCACCGGTTATCGTCGAATGCGTCAGGCTGCACGTCTCGGCCAAGCGCTATCTATGCGCCACCGACCCGACCTATTTCTCTCGGCTTTCGGAAGCATCGGTGCATACGCTGTCGTTGCAAGGCGGCCCCATGAGCGCCGATGAAGTCGCCGAATTCCGCAAGAACCCGTTCCACGAGGAAGCGGTACGGGTTCGCATCTGGGACGAAGGCGGCAAGATTGCCAATATGAAGACGCGGGCGTTCCGCGATTATGTTCCGCTTCTGCAGCGGGTCGTTCGCGAGTTTCGCGATGGCGCTTGA
- a CDS encoding PcfJ domain-containing protein: MAKSMIQRRQEAERERIEAYAVTLRRISPVARPAPDFERALDDARRGFAGMAIRDGALWRPKLKTRDPARLRLAAARYLYARYPVSAALEAIWLDRSGLDGPEIALRKTWYIAVARGDSLYKAGASAWLSRKEVHCFLNVSGDFSFDEAFWLAIARSYTDDPGLAARLARTKIARTPRGELVFWREVTRFFRGQPTSKEEIDDLCDYIGAMHQRDAAYSLKGRTLASLRRQMLEWHHDIAAIERIEAMRRRAAGRAPPTAGLQSQRRAWDGSRLEDWGWQPSAKEAKAHGERFFVRQLKTAEDLVAESRAMHHCVSTYAAKCIAGNASIWVLRRTALGKIERLLTIELDPQNRAVQVRGFGSRLASLEECKVVERWAKARRVVLRA, encoded by the coding sequence ATGGCGAAGTCCATGATCCAGCGCAGGCAGGAAGCCGAGCGCGAACGCATTGAAGCATATGCCGTAACGCTGCGGCGGATTTCTCCCGTCGCGCGTCCCGCTCCGGATTTCGAGCGGGCGCTTGACGACGCACGCCGCGGCTTTGCCGGTATGGCGATCCGCGACGGTGCGTTGTGGCGTCCAAAGCTGAAGACGCGCGACCCTGCGCGGCTGCGGCTGGCGGCTGCCCGCTATCTTTATGCGCGCTATCCGGTGTCGGCCGCGCTCGAAGCCATCTGGCTGGATAGATCGGGGCTGGACGGCCCGGAGATCGCGCTTCGCAAGACCTGGTACATCGCCGTCGCGCGTGGTGACTCGCTGTACAAGGCGGGCGCCAGTGCCTGGCTGTCGCGCAAGGAAGTGCATTGCTTCCTGAACGTGTCCGGTGACTTCTCGTTCGACGAGGCGTTTTGGTTGGCGATCGCGCGGTCCTACACGGATGATCCGGGGTTGGCGGCCCGACTTGCGCGGACGAAAATCGCGCGCACGCCGCGCGGGGAGTTGGTCTTCTGGCGTGAGGTGACGCGATTTTTCCGCGGCCAGCCCACCTCGAAGGAGGAGATCGACGATCTGTGCGACTATATCGGCGCGATGCACCAGCGCGATGCAGCGTACAGCCTGAAGGGGCGCACACTGGCTTCGTTGCGTCGGCAGATGTTGGAATGGCACCACGACATTGCCGCGATCGAACGCATCGAGGCGATGCGCCGCCGCGCTGCCGGGAGGGCTCCGCCTACTGCCGGATTGCAGTCGCAGCGCCGCGCCTGGGACGGCTCGCGCCTCGAGGACTGGGGATGGCAGCCATCGGCCAAGGAGGCGAAGGCGCATGGCGAGCGTTTCTTCGTCCGCCAGCTGAAGACAGCCGAGGATCTGGTCGCCGAGAGCCGGGCGATGCATCATTGCGTCTCGACCTACGCAGCCAAATGCATCGCCGGCAACGCCTCGATCTGGGTGCTGCGACGCACGGCGCTCGGCAAGATCGAGCGGTTGCTGACGATCGAGCTCGACCCGCAAAACCGTGCGGTGCAGGTGCGCGGTTTCGGCAGTCGTCTCGCCTCGCTGGAAGAATGCAAGGTCGTCGAGCGCTGGGCCAAGGCGAGGCGCGTGGTGCTCAGGGCCTGA